In a single window of the bacterium genome:
- a CDS encoding serine--tRNA ligase produces SYGKDVRGIIRQHQFNKVELVKFSDPDNSFDELEALTADAARVLELLGIPYRVMLLCTGDMGFSSTKTYDIEVWVPSENTYREISSCSNFADFQARRASIRYRPTGGGKPRLVHTLNGSGLAVGRTLLAILENFQEEDGSVVIPEKLRPYMGGLDRITAG; encoded by the coding sequence GCTCCTACGGCAAGGACGTCCGTGGGATCATAAGGCAGCACCAGTTCAATAAAGTCGAGCTCGTTAAGTTCTCCGACCCGGACAACTCTTTCGACGAACTGGAGGCCCTCACGGCCGACGCCGCACGCGTGCTCGAGCTCCTGGGCATCCCCTACAGGGTCATGCTGCTCTGCACGGGAGATATGGGCTTCTCATCGACGAAGACATATGACATAGAGGTCTGGGTGCCGAGCGAAAATACATACAGGGAAATCTCGTCCTGCAGCAACTTCGCCGACTTCCAGGCGAGGCGGGCTTCCATAAGGTACAGGCCTACGGGTGGAGGAAAGCCCCGCCTGGTTCACACACTCAACGGCTCTGGGCTCGCAGTCGGGCGAACACTCCTCGCCATACTCGAAAACTTCCAGGAAGAGGATGGCTCCGTCGTCATCCCCGAAAAGCTCAGGCCCTACATGGGCGGGCTCGACAGGATTACTGCAGGGTAG